A genomic stretch from Kwoniella europaea PYCC6329 chromosome 2, complete sequence includes:
- a CDS encoding argininosuccinate lyase, with protein sequence MPIATPITNGHRPTSNGPTKTNGHLNGHTNGHSHQGVAFTEARLAKPPSKLLQLYENLPTVEREKRQFDKFLQIDLAHLVMITEQSIIPLSISRQLFPVLLDIRSQGGDQIPLDMANGTLLLQIEAVLASRLGEDVAGMLHTARSRIDQGATARRLFKRDKLLEVMSFILDLQKILIKVASEHVETITPTYTHLQHSQPGTFGHYLLSYVDKLHDDFERCKDCFERTNRNPLGGVGLSGTSWPINRERTTELLGFDSTIYHSKLSREAFYAAEIAYTLSFVMATLNDLATDLHLFSSVEFGLIELDDSFCSTSSIFPQKKNPVTLEAIKANAGGAVNWGSTALATFRGEGTGDQGIRSVPLLDSAFTTTSNMLQLMGGIVDTLQVKSERMKQLLKTSWCTSSNLADILVRNNGLSFRQAHHVVARLVRICELENIPRSQVSQQILRRAGMETLGNPVDMSDTELQASLDPEEFVKTRVSAGSVSQREVNEILGMSSEAFKEGVQWLKGKKDQIDQSELKLKRSIESIMG encoded by the coding sequence ATGCCTATCGCTACACCAATTACCAACGGGCATAGGCCTACCTCTAATGGTCCTACCAAGACCAATGGTCACCTCAATGGTCATACCAATGGTCATTCCCATCAAGGTGTGGCTTTCACCGAAGCTCGACTTGCCAAACCTCCCAGCAAGCTTCTCCAGCTATATGAGAATCTTCCGACCGTcgaaagggagaagagacAATTCGACAAATTTCTTCAGATTGATCTGGCTCATCTTGTAATGATCACCGAACAGTCCATCATTCCACTTTCGATCTCTCGACAACTCTTCCCTGTCTTACTTGATATTCGATCTCAGGGAGGTGATCAGATCCCACTCGATATGGCCAATGGTACATTACTCCTTCAGATCGAAGCTGTCTTAGCCTCAAGGTTGGGCGAAGACGTCGCTGGGATGCTTCATACTGCCAGATCaaggattgatcaaggtgCTACTGCTCGAAGATTATTCAAGAGAGATAAATTACTTGAAGTCATgtctttcatccttgatcttcagaAAATCTTGATCAAAGTAGCATCAGAGCATGTGGAGACCATCACACCAACCTATACACACTTGCAACATTCCCAACCTGGTACATTCGGTCATTACCTGTTATCCTACGTTGATAAGCTTCACGACGACTTCGAAAGATGTAAAGACTGTTTCGAACGAACCAACCGCAATCCCCTAGGAGGTGTAGGTCTCTCGGGAACTTCATGGCCTATCAATCGAGAACGAACGACCGAGCTTTTAGGATTCGACTCTACGATCTATCATTCTAAATTATCCAGAGAAGCATTTTACGCTGCTGAGATTGCTTATACACTCTCATTCGTCATGGCTACCCTTAACGATCTCGCAACAGACTTACACCTTTTCTCAAGTGTTGAATTTGGCTTGATAGAATTGGACGATTCGTTCTGTAGTACCAGTTCAATCTTCCCTCAAAAGAAGAACCCGGTCACGCtagaagctatcaaagctaaTGCTGGAGGAGCGGTCAATTGGGGGTCTACAGCTCTAGCTACATTTAGAGGTGAGGGAACCGGTGATCAGGGTATAAGATCGGTACCATTGTTAGATTCTGCATTTACAACTACCTCGAATATGCTTCAATTGATGGGTGGGATAGTCGATACGTTGCAAGTCAAATCGGAAAGGATGAAACAGCTTCTCAAGACTAGTTGGTGTACCTCAAGTAATCTTGCGGATATCCTTGTTAGGAATAACGGATTGTCATTTAGACAGGCTCATCATGTCGTAGCTAGATTAGTGAGGATCTGTGAACTGGAGAATATCCCCAGATCTCAAGTATCTCAACAGATTTTGAGAAGAGCAGGAATGGAAACGCTTGGTAATCCTGTTGATATGTCTGATACCGAGCTTCAAGCTTCGCTCGATCCTGAAGAGTTCGTCAAGACCCGAGTCAGTGCTGGAAGTGTTAGTCAGAGAGAGGTAAATGAGATCTTGGGAATGAGTTCTGAAGCGTTTAAAGAGGGTGTTCAATGGCTGAAGGGTAAaaaagatcagatcgatcagTCGGAATTGAAGCTTAAGAGGTCTATCGAGAGCATCATGGGGTAG